Below is a window of Rhodopseudomonas sp. P2A-2r DNA.
TGGTCGCCGCGATGGGATCGCCGATGGCCACCCGCGCCTGCGATGCCAGAACGATGGGGGCAATGGCGAGCTGACGCTCCGACAGACGTGCGACGATCGCCTTCGTCAGCGGCACCGCATTGATATCGATCGCGCTGGCGGACAGGCCGTCGGCGAGGATGATCGCGACATCGCAGTCGGGCCTCATGCCCGTCAGCCGTTCCGCGGCCTCAGCTGCGAGCATCCGCCCGAGGTCGGGACGACGGACATAGGTTGCACGATCGCCCGCCTGGCTCGCGACCTCGACGATCCCTAGTCCGAGATCGTTGAGGCCGGCTTCGACAGACGCCCAATCGACACGCGACCACACAGCCTGCCGCGCACGCGCGTGATCGAGCAGAAAAGACTGTGCCGCGCGGGTCGGCATGCCCGCCCCAGAATCTCCCGAGCATGACCCGTGCGTCGGTCATCTGGCTGAGATCGCGCGGCAGCGGTGAGGTTCGCTCCGGCCCCTTGGTCATGTCAGATCCCCAGCAACCTGGTATTCGCCATGTAGTCGGTCAGTTCCGGTGGCGCGTCGAGCAGACGGCCCTTGTCGTCGGTCAGGCCTACCTCGACAAGCCACCGCTCGAACTCCGGCGCTGGCGGACGCTTTAAGGTCTCGCGGCAATAGACCGCGTCGTGATGCGCAAGCGACTGATAGTTCAGCATCACATCGTCGGCGCCGGGCACTGTGATGACGAAATTGACATTGGCGGCACAGAGCAGCGTCAGCAGCACATCCATATCTTCCTGGTCCGCATCCGCATGATTGGTGTAGCAGACGTCGACGCCCATCGGCAGGCCCAGCAGCTTGCCGCAGAAATGATCCTCGAGCCCGGCGCGGATGATCTGCTTTCCATTGAAGAGATATTCCGGGCCGATGAAGCCGACAACAGTGTTGACGAGCAGCGGATCGAATTCGCGCGCGACGGCATAGGCGCGCACCTCCATCGTCTGCTGGTCGACACTGAAATGCGCGTCGGCCGACAGGGCCGCGCCCTGCCCCGTCTCGAAATACATCAGGTTAGCGTCCGCCGGACCGCGTTTGAGGGCGCGAACCGCCTCATGGGCTTCGCGCAACAGTGACAGACTCACGCCGAAGCCGTCGTTCGCCTTTTGCGAACCGGCGACCGATTGAAACACGAGATCCACCGGCGCCTTCACGGCCATTGCCTTCATTGCCGTCGTCACGTGGCCAAGGCAGCAGGTTTGCGTCGGAATTGCCAAGCGCGTGCGCAATTCGTCCAGCAACGCGACGATGCGGACATAGTCATCTACGGTGTCGGTGGCCGGATTGACCCCGATCACGGCATCGCCTGATCCCATCAACAGCCCGTCAAGCGCCGATGCAGCGATGCCGTAGGAGTCATCGACGGGATGGTTGGGCTGATTGCGCGTGGACAGCCGCCCTTTCAACCCGATGGTCGAGCGGAATTTGGTGACGACCTCGCGCTTCGAGGCGACCGAAATCAGATCCTGCAGGCGCATGATCTTGGACACCGCCGCGACCATTTCCGGCGTCAGTCCGGGCGTCAGATCTTCGAGCTGGTGCTGAGCCGTCTCGGGGGCAAGCAACCACTCCCGGAACTCGCCGACGGTGAGCGACGATACGGCCGCGAAGGCTGCCGGATCGTG
It encodes the following:
- the eutC gene encoding ethanolamine ammonia-lyase subunit EutC, which encodes MPTRAAQSFLLDHARARQAVWSRVDWASVEAGLNDLGLGIVEVASQAGDRATYVRRPDLGRMLAAEAAERLTGMRPDCDVAIILADGLSASAIDINAVPLTKAIVARLSERQLAIAPIVLASQARVAIGDPIAATMRAKVSITVIGERPGLSAADSLGIYLTHAPKSGTPDSKRNCISNVRDGGLAIADAADMATSLVVNMLKVGISGVGLKAALDSLPHPGSDNR
- a CDS encoding ethanolamine ammonia-lyase subunit EutB, with protein sequence MPYKTTIEGTVFCFDDLKDLMAKATPERSGDQLAGIAADGPVERLAAQIALADLPLKTFLTEELIPSETDEVSRLIQDRHDPAAFAAVSSLTVGEFREWLLAPETAQHQLEDLTPGLTPEMVAAVSKIMRLQDLISVASKREVVTKFRSTIGLKGRLSTRNQPNHPVDDSYGIAASALDGLLMGSGDAVIGVNPATDTVDDYVRIVALLDELRTRLAIPTQTCCLGHVTTAMKAMAVKAPVDLVFQSVAGSQKANDGFGVSLSLLREAHEAVRALKRGPADANLMYFETGQGAALSADAHFSVDQQTMEVRAYAVAREFDPLLVNTVVGFIGPEYLFNGKQIIRAGLEDHFCGKLLGLPMGVDVCYTNHADADQEDMDVLLTLLCAANVNFVITVPGADDVMLNYQSLAHHDAVYCRETLKRPPAPEFERWLVEVGLTDDKGRLLDAPPELTDYMANTRLLGI